One segment of Amycolatopsis alba DSM 44262 DNA contains the following:
- a CDS encoding alkaline phosphatase D family protein — protein sequence MTATHHNRRTLLKAGLTGAGAVAGGLLLPGTAAANPVPLIRRDRPVLTHGVQSGDVTTGSGIVWSRADRPSRLIVEVARDPSFRHARRVRGPVMSPETGGTGKVRVAGLLPGTEVHYRVTAESLDGRTCSEAVTGRFATAPIGRSDVRLVWSGDVVGQNWGINPERGGMTIYRAMADRRPDLFLHCGDTVYADAPLTETVALPGGRVWRNIVTPEKSKVAETLDEYRGQFAYNLLDDNLKRFTANVPAYVQWDDHEVVNNWYPGEILNDRPEYTEKRVDVLAARAFQAFHEWHPIDRRQAVDGRVHRNFRYGSRAEVFVLDMRTYKDANTADQTKPGRILGDRQARWLVDALDRSTATWKIVQADLPIGLTVPDGKGIEGVANGLPGAPGGRETELAWVLREIARRRVRNVVWLTADVHYTAAHHYSPDRASFTDFDPFWEFVSGPLNAGAFGPNTLDPTFGPEAVFVHAPPAANTSPADGFQHFGEVNIDGRSGALKVDLRDASGASLWSKTLQPQR from the coding sequence ATGACCGCAACCCACCACAACCGCCGCACGCTGCTCAAGGCCGGTCTCACCGGCGCCGGAGCCGTCGCGGGCGGCCTGCTCCTCCCCGGAACCGCGGCCGCGAACCCCGTCCCGCTGATCCGCCGCGACCGCCCGGTGCTCACCCACGGTGTCCAGTCCGGCGACGTCACCACCGGTTCCGGCATCGTCTGGTCGCGTGCCGACCGTCCCTCGCGGCTGATCGTGGAGGTCGCCAGGGATCCCTCGTTCCGGCACGCGCGCCGCGTGCGCGGGCCGGTGATGAGCCCGGAGACCGGCGGCACCGGCAAGGTCCGCGTCGCCGGCCTGCTGCCGGGGACCGAGGTCCACTACCGCGTGACCGCCGAATCTCTCGACGGCCGGACGTGTAGCGAAGCCGTCACCGGCCGGTTCGCCACGGCGCCGATCGGCCGCTCGGACGTCCGACTGGTGTGGTCCGGTGACGTCGTCGGGCAGAACTGGGGCATCAACCCCGAACGCGGCGGCATGACGATCTACCGCGCGATGGCCGACCGCCGTCCCGACCTGTTCCTCCACTGTGGAGACACGGTGTACGCCGACGCGCCGCTCACCGAGACCGTCGCGCTGCCGGGCGGCCGCGTGTGGCGCAACATCGTCACCCCGGAGAAGTCGAAGGTCGCCGAGACACTCGACGAGTACCGCGGCCAGTTCGCCTACAACCTGCTCGACGACAACCTCAAGCGCTTCACCGCGAACGTGCCCGCGTACGTCCAGTGGGACGACCACGAGGTCGTGAACAACTGGTATCCGGGGGAGATCCTCAACGACCGCCCCGAGTACACCGAGAAGCGCGTCGACGTGCTCGCGGCCCGCGCGTTCCAGGCGTTCCACGAATGGCACCCGATCGACCGCCGCCAGGCCGTCGACGGCCGCGTCCACCGCAACTTCCGGTACGGCTCGCGCGCCGAGGTCTTCGTGCTGGACATGCGGACCTACAAGGACGCCAACACCGCGGATCAGACCAAACCGGGCCGCATCCTCGGCGACCGGCAGGCACGCTGGCTCGTCGACGCGCTCGACCGCAGCACCGCCACCTGGAAGATCGTCCAGGCCGACCTCCCGATCGGCCTCACCGTCCCCGACGGCAAGGGCATCGAGGGCGTCGCCAACGGCCTGCCCGGCGCGCCCGGCGGCCGCGAGACCGAACTCGCCTGGGTGCTGCGGGAGATCGCGCGGCGCCGGGTGCGCAACGTCGTCTGGCTGACCGCCGACGTGCACTACACCGCGGCGCACCACTACTCGCCGGATCGCGCTTCCTTCACCGACTTCGACCCGTTCTGGGAGTTCGTCTCCGGTCCGCTCAACGCCGGCGCGTTCGGCCCGAACACACTCGACCCGACCTTCGGGCCGGAGGCGGTGTTCGTGCACGCCCCGCCCGCCGCGAACACCTCGCCCGCCGACGGTTTCCAGCACTTCGGCGAGGTGAACATCGACGGGCGGAGCGGCGCGCTCAAGGTGGATCTGCGGGACGCTTCGGGCGCTTCGCTGTGGTCGAAGACCCTCCAGCCCCAGCGCTGA
- a CDS encoding NAD(P)-dependent oxidoreductase: MPKTAVTVLGLGSMGAALADAFLAAGHPTTVWNRTASKVDPLVARGARRAGTAEDSVRASPLIITCLTTYDDTRAVLEAASLNGRALVTLNTGSPAGARRMAEWATSRGARFLDGAVKNIPSAVGAPDTLLYYGGDKAVFDEHVDTLRVLGGDTVHLGEEPDLAALYEMAVGGTLLPALVGFFQGAAALRSRGLEAETLLPYATKWFEMIISALPMYTKEIDSRDYSDPSASVDIFHAGAAADLELAEEGVDVEWQRPLHDLVRRAAEAGHGDRSIAVLTELLSAGAGGSSTTAKRPKRPADPP, from the coding sequence ATGCCGAAAACAGCGGTGACCGTCCTGGGGCTCGGATCGATGGGCGCCGCACTGGCGGACGCCTTCCTCGCGGCCGGGCATCCGACCACGGTGTGGAACAGGACGGCTTCGAAGGTCGATCCCCTTGTCGCGCGCGGGGCACGCCGAGCCGGAACGGCCGAAGACTCGGTGCGCGCGAGCCCGTTGATCATCACCTGCCTGACCACCTACGACGACACACGCGCGGTACTGGAAGCCGCTTCCCTGAACGGACGCGCTCTGGTCACCCTGAACACCGGATCGCCCGCGGGAGCCCGTCGGATGGCCGAGTGGGCGACGAGCCGGGGCGCGCGATTCCTCGACGGCGCGGTCAAGAACATCCCGTCGGCCGTCGGCGCGCCGGACACGTTGCTGTACTACGGCGGCGACAAGGCGGTCTTCGACGAACACGTGGACACCTTGCGGGTACTGGGCGGCGACACCGTCCACCTCGGCGAGGAGCCCGATCTCGCGGCGCTGTACGAAATGGCCGTCGGCGGCACCCTGCTGCCCGCGCTGGTCGGGTTCTTCCAGGGTGCCGCCGCGCTGAGGTCGCGCGGGCTCGAAGCCGAAACGCTGCTGCCGTACGCGACCAAGTGGTTCGAAATGATCATCTCGGCGCTTCCGATGTACACCAAGGAAATCGACAGCCGCGACTACTCCGATCCGTCCGCGTCGGTGGACATCTTCCACGCCGGCGCCGCCGCCGACCTCGAACTGGCCGAGGAAGGCGTCGACGTCGAGTGGCAGCGTCCGCTGCACGACCTCGTGCGGCGGGCCGCCGAGGCTGGGCACGGCGACCGCAGCATCGCGGTCCTGACGGAGCTGCTCAGCGCTGGGGCTGGAGGGTCTTCGACCACAGCGAAGCGCCCGAAGCGTCCCGCAGATCCACCTTGA